In Candidatus Planktophila versatilis, the genomic window TGACTTCTGTTCACCGCGAGATTGCATGGCACCGAGGGAACCCATACCGCGGTATGCCTTGTATGTGCGCCCATCAATTTCCACGAGTTCGCCAGGAGATTCTTCGCACCCAGCAAGTAATGAACCGAGCATCACAGAGTGTGCACCAGCAACAATTGCTTTAACGATGTCACCTGAATATTGAAGTCCACCGTCTGCAATGAGTGGGATGCCAGCCTTGTTACATGCTTTCGCTGCTTCAATAATCGCAGTCACTTGCGGAACACCCACACCTGCAACAACGCGGGTTGTGCAAATTGATCCGGGACCAACGCCTACTTTGACGGCATCGGCGCCAGCGTTGATCAGCGCCTGGGCACCGGCGCGAGTTGCCACATTGCCACCGATGATTTCAATGGTGGAAGAAAACTTCTTTATTCGCGCAATTGCATCGAGTACGGCGCGGTGATGTCCATGAGCTGTGTCTACGACAACAACATCCACCCCGGCTTCAATGAGTGCTTGTGCGCGTGCAAATCCATCATCGCCCACACCAACTGCTGCCCCAGCAAGACCAACGTTTTTTACTAACTTCACATGCGTGACTTGCTCATCGATCGGCAAGTTACGGTGAATAATCCCAATTCCACCAGCTTTAGCCATTGCTATTGCCATCGTGGATTCAGTCACGGTATCCATGGCAGATGAAACTAGTGGCACGGCCAAAGTGATGTTTCGAGTTAGGCGAGTGGAGGTATCTACTTCAGAGGGAACAACATCGGATGCATCAGGTAAAAGCAGGACATCGTCATAGGTCAGCCCGAGCATCGCGACTTTGTCGTTATCGCCGCTCATGAGCCCTCCGTACTGTGGTTGAGCGCCCTAGTCTAACTTGAGAATTAAGCGCCGATTGCCTGCTTGATTTCAGAACAGGCGAGCGCTAAATCCTCAGCAAAGGCAACCTCTTGGCATTGATCTCGGTCCCAGCCAGGGCCACCTAGGACAACTCGCGGGGCTGGGCGAACATTCGGAATTTCCTTAAAGAATTTAGGATCACCATTTTTTGCTAACTGAGCCCAGAGAAATACAGCAGGTGGGGCGCTGCGAGTTACGACCGTAGATAGCGCTGCCAGCGGAGTTCGCGCCCCCATTACCTGACATTCGATATTCAATTCAGCAAGTGCGGCGGTAAGTGCATGCAAAGCTAGACAGTGCAGCTCCTCCCCGACAGATGCCAGCAGCACCGGACGAGGATTGATAGGGCTCTTAATCTCCCTTGAGAAATCACGCAAAACATTTGTGATTGATTCCGAAAGTAAGTGCTCTACTTCAATTCCTTCACCAGTTTGCGCCCAGATATCGCCAACGATAATTAAGACCGGAACCATGACCTCATGCCAACTATCAATGACTCCGAATTGAGAAATTTCCTGACGCAATAGCGCCTCAACAAAATTGTGATCAAGTGATTGCGCAGCGCTCACAATCGCATCCACCACATCAGAGCGCTCGTGAACCGTCTCTACGATCTGCTCCAGGTTAAGACTGCCCTTATGAGATAGGGCTTGTTCGGCAGCCTCTGCCGGACTCACTCCGGCAACAATCAACCGTCGCATCATGATCAATTTGGCGAGGTCTTGCGGGAGATACTTACGATGCTCACCGGCTTCGTGGCCCGATGGACCAAGGCCATATCTGCGGGCCCAGGTGCGAAGAGTTGCCGGGGCTACGCCAATCCGGCGAGCCACCGCCGCCACGGTGAGTTTCTCTTCACCTATGGCAGCCATGACGTAATCCTGTCGGAAAGTGGCTCAACTCACCACCTGAAAAACGGACATTTTGGCCCTTGAACAAGACACGGAACGATTGCCTCTTGAACAACCTATGAAACGATTGTATCCTCTGAGATCCCTAGGGAAAAGGAGAACCATCATGGCTGAACTATCACGACTTCCTCAACCTATTGCTGAGCAATGGGAATGGCAGTACCAAGGTGCCTGCCGATCGATGGACTCTGAGAAGTTCTTCCATCCTGATGGAGAACGTGGACCCCGTCGTCGCAATCGCGAGAATGCCGCGAAGACTATCTGCGCATCATGTCCGGTCATTGCAGCCTGCCGCGCCCACGCGCTCGCCGTCCAAGAACCCTATGGAATCTGGGGCGGTCTATCAGAAGATGATCGCAGCGCAATCTTGATACAGCGCGGCATACCAGTTATTTCACACGCATCATAATTATCAAATAATTACTAGAAGAGAAAAACCCCCGTACTCAGTACGGGGGTTTTCTTATCAACTTTTTTATTAGTGTCCGTGCCCGCCAGGACCGTGGGAATGTCCATGTCCACCAGCTGCTGGCTCTTGATCAGCCGGACGCTCAAATACAACAGCTTCTGTTGTAATAAACATCGCAGCGATAGAGGCAGCATTTGCAAGTGCTGAGCGAGTTACCTTCACTGGGTCGATAACGCCATCTTTTGCAAGATCGCCATAGACATCAGTTGCAGCGTTGAAGCCCTCATGTGATTTCAGTGCGCGGACCTTTGCAACTACTACGTAGCCTTCAAGTCCAGCATTTTCTGCAATCCAGCGAAGTGGTTCATCGCAAGCTTTGCGAACGAGTGCCACACCAACTGCCTTATCGCCTGTGAAGCCGAGGTTGTCATTGAGAGCATCGGCAGCGTGAACAAGTGCTGCTCCTCCACCAATAACGATTCCTTCTTCCACAGCAGCGCGAGTTGCAGAGATAGCATCTTCTAAGCGGTGCTTCTTCTCTTTAAGCTCAACTTCAGTGTGTGCACCGACCTTGATAACACAGACGCCACCAGCGAGTTTTGCAACGCGCTCCTGTAGCTTCTCGCGATCCCAATCAGAGTCAGAGGTTGCTATCTCGTTACGAATTTCACTCACACGACCAGCAACAAGTGCCTTATCGCCAGCTCCATCAACGATTGTGGTTGCATCCTTGGTGATCACGATGCGACGAGCGCGACCGAGATCTTCAAGTGTTGCCGCCTCTAGCTTCATGCCAATTTCACCTGAGATGACTGTGGCTCCCGTCAAGATTGCGATGTCTTGCAACATTGCCTTGCGACGATCTCCAAAGCCTGGTGCCTTAACGGCTGCTGAAGTAAATACTCCGCGCATGCGGTTTACCACAAGAGTAGAAAGTGCTTCGCCTTCAACATCTTCGGCGATGATCAGAAGCGGCTTTCCTGCCTGTGAAACCTTCTCTAGGAGAGGTAGGAGTTCAGGTAGGGCTGAGATTTTATTTGCCGAGATCAACACATAGGCGTCATCTAATACAGATTCCATACGATCTGGATCTGTGACGAAGTATGGCGAGATGTAACCCTTATCGAATTGCATACCTTCTGCAAACTCAAGTTCAAGTGCGGTAGTTGATGCTTCTTCCACAGTGATGACGCCATCTTTACCGACCTTGTCCATTGCTTCTGCAATGAGGTCACCGATTGCGCGATCTTGAGCAGAGATAGTTGCGACGTCAGCAATCTGTGCCTTGTCCTTAACTACTGTTGCATTTTCGCGAAGGCGCGCTGAAACTGCTTCTACAGCTGCTTCGATACCGAGCTTGAGATCCATTGGCTGGGCACCGGCAGCAAGGTTACGAAGACCTTCCTTGACCATCGCTTGAGCCAGAACTGTTGCAGTCGTTGTTCCATCACCAGCGACATCGTTGGTCTTTGTGGCAACTTCCTTAACAAGCTGTGCGCCCATGTTCTCTACTGGATCTGAAAGTTCGATCTCTTTTGCAATTGTCACACCATCATTAGTGATAGTTGGTGCACCAAATGACTTTGCGATAACCACGTTGCGACCCTTAGGCCCAAGAGTTACCTTGACTGTGTCCGCGAGTTGATTAACTCCACGTTCCATTGCGCGACGAGCATGCTCGTCGAATTCCAACATTTTTCCCATGGATTACTTC contains:
- the guaB gene encoding IMP dehydrogenase, with the translated sequence MSGDNDKVAMLGLTYDDVLLLPDASDVVPSEVDTSTRLTRNITLAVPLVSSAMDTVTESTMAIAMAKAGGIGIIHRNLPIDEQVTHVKLVKNVGLAGAAVGVGDDGFARAQALIEAGVDVVVVDTAHGHHRAVLDAIARIKKFSSTIEIIGGNVATRAGAQALINAGADAVKVGVGPGSICTTRVVAGVGVPQVTAIIEAAKACNKAGIPLIADGGLQYSGDIVKAIVAGAHSVMLGSLLAGCEESPGELVEIDGRTYKAYRGMGSLGAMQSRGEQKSYSKDRYMQDDVLSEDKLVPEGIEGKVTYRGPVADVVHQLVGGLRSGMGYAGAPDIETLRREGRLIQITAAGLQESHPHDVLHVADAPNYSKKK
- a CDS encoding MerR family transcriptional regulator, producing MAAIGEEKLTVAAVARRIGVAPATLRTWARRYGLGPSGHEAGEHRKYLPQDLAKLIMMRRLIVAGVSPAEAAEQALSHKGSLNLEQIVETVHERSDVVDAIVSAAQSLDHNFVEALLRQEISQFGVIDSWHEVMVPVLIIVGDIWAQTGEGIEVEHLLSESITNVLRDFSREIKSPINPRPVLLASVGEELHCLALHALTAALAELNIECQVMGARTPLAALSTVVTRSAPPAVFLWAQLAKNGDPKFFKEIPNVRPAPRVVLGGPGWDRDQCQEVAFAEDLALACSEIKQAIGA
- a CDS encoding WhiB family transcriptional regulator yields the protein MAELSRLPQPIAEQWEWQYQGACRSMDSEKFFHPDGERGPRRRNRENAAKTICASCPVIAACRAHALAVQEPYGIWGGLSEDDRSAILIQRGIPVISHAS
- the groL gene encoding chaperonin GroEL (60 kDa chaperone family; promotes refolding of misfolded polypeptides especially under stressful conditions; forms two stacked rings of heptamers to form a barrel-shaped 14mer; ends can be capped by GroES; misfolded proteins enter the barrel where they are refolded when GroES binds), with amino-acid sequence MGKMLEFDEHARRAMERGVNQLADTVKVTLGPKGRNVVIAKSFGAPTITNDGVTIAKEIELSDPVENMGAQLVKEVATKTNDVAGDGTTTATVLAQAMVKEGLRNLAAGAQPMDLKLGIEAAVEAVSARLRENATVVKDKAQIADVATISAQDRAIGDLIAEAMDKVGKDGVITVEEASTTALELEFAEGMQFDKGYISPYFVTDPDRMESVLDDAYVLISANKISALPELLPLLEKVSQAGKPLLIIAEDVEGEALSTLVVNRMRGVFTSAAVKAPGFGDRRKAMLQDIAILTGATVISGEIGMKLEAATLEDLGRARRIVITKDATTIVDGAGDKALVAGRVSEIRNEIATSDSDWDREKLQERVAKLAGGVCVIKVGAHTEVELKEKKHRLEDAISATRAAVEEGIVIGGGAALVHAADALNDNLGFTGDKAVGVALVRKACDEPLRWIAENAGLEGYVVVAKVRALKSHEGFNAATDVYGDLAKDGVIDPVKVTRSALANAASIAAMFITTEAVVFERPADQEPAAGGHGHSHGPGGHGH